From the Musa acuminata AAA Group cultivar baxijiao chromosome BXJ3-7, Cavendish_Baxijiao_AAA, whole genome shotgun sequence genome, one window contains:
- the LOC135643257 gene encoding uncharacterized protein LOC135643257 gives MAVDMGKLRWGELEDDAEDLDFLLPPRVVVGPDENGVKKVTEYRFDDEGNKVRVTTTTRVRKLTRARLSKRALERRSWPKFGDAAHEDAGARLTMVSTEEILLERPRAPGSKAEEPKVAGDPLAAMGKAGAVLMVCRTCGKKGDHWTSKCPYKDLAPQTDSFVDKPPGAEGAASSAGTGKGAYVPPSMRAGAERSGTEMRRRNDENSVRVTNLSEDTREPDLLELFRTFGPVTRVYVAVDQKTGVSRGFGFVNFVNREDAERAINKLNGYGYDNLILRVELATPRPN, from the exons ACTTCCTGCTGCCGCCGCGGGTGGTAGTCGGGCCCGACGAGAACGGGGTGAAGAAGGTGACCGAGTACCGGTTCGACGACGAGGGCAACAAGGTCCGGGTCACCACCACCACCCGCGTCCGCAAGCTCACCCGTGCCCGCCTTAGCAAGCGCGCCCTCGAGCGCCGCTCCTGGCCCAAGTTTGGCGACGCCGCCCACGAGGACGCCGGCGCCCGCCTCACCATGGTCTCCACCGAGGAGATCCTCCTCGAGCGCCCCCGCGCTCCCG GCAGCAAAGCAGAAGAACCAAAGGTTGCAGGGGATCCACTGGCTGCCATGGGCAAAGCCGGTGCTGTCCTCATGGTGTGCAGGACTTGTGGTAAGAAGGGTGACCACTGGACGTCCAAGTGCCCCTACAAGGATCTCGCCCCGCAAACAGACAGTTTCGTTGACAAGCCCCCAGGTGCTGAAGGTGCAGCTTCATCTGCGGGCACTGGCAAGGGTGCCTACGTGCCCCCAAGCATGAGAGCCGGTGCAGAGAGGAGTGGCACTGAGATGAGGCGTCGGAACGATGAGAACTCGGTTCGTGTAACCAATCTCTCGGAAGACACCCGTGAGCCTGACCTGTTGGAGCTCTTTCGGACATTTGGCCCTGTGACTCGTGTCTATGTTGCTGTGGACCAGAAGACTGGAGTTAGTCGAGGATTTGGTTTTGTCAACTTCGTCAATAGGGAAGATGCGGAGCGAGCCATCAACAAACTTAATGGCTATGGCTATGACAACCTTATCCTACGGGTTGAGTTGGCGACTCCAAGGCCAAATTGA